The sequence below is a genomic window from Leisingera sp. M658.
AGCGGCTTGTCCGCTGCGATCAGTGCCTGATTGTCGCCGGTGGTCTTGATCACCACGATCTCGAACGCCTCCTGCGGCAAGCCGAAGGCGGCGGCCAGGCGGCTGCGGGTCTCATGGGCCTGGGCCAGCGCCAGCGGCGATCCGCGGGTGCCGATTTTCAGGGGCGAAGCGGGGGTGGGCAGGGTCAGTGTCATAAGAAGAAGCCTTAAATCAGTTTGCGCCCCGGAGGAAACCGGTTTTTGCCTCTCTCACATGCCCGGGGAGGCAGCTTTGATATAGGACAAGGCGCTTGGGGGCAGGGCGCGGCACATCGCCCCTGCTCTTGACATTCCGCGGCGCAGGCGTGACCTCAGAGGGCGATGTATACGGGCGATTGATAGCGAGGATGACCATGGGTGGACAAAAGAAGCTGCTGCGCGCATTGGCGGGTGAGAAACAGGATGTGCCGCCGATCTGGATGATGCGTCAGGCGGGCCGCTATCTGCCGGAATACCGCGCGACGCGGGCCGAGGCCGGGGATTTCCTGTCGCTTTGCTACAATCCTGAATTGGCCGCCGAAGTGACCCTGCAGCCGATCCGCCGCTATGGCTTTGATGCGGCGATCCTGTTTGCCGATATCCTGCTGATCCCGCAGGCGCTGGGGGCGGACCTGTGGTTCGTGACCGGCGAAGGCCCGCGGCTGTCGACCATCACTTCTGACGCAGATTTTGCCAAGCTTGGCCCGGCTGCAGACATTCACGAAACACTGAACCCGATTTACGAGACCGTCCGCATCCTGTCCTGCGAATTGCCGTCCGAGACGACGCTGATCGGTTTTGCCGGCGCGCCCTGGACCGTTGCGACCTATATGATCGCGGGCCGCGGCACCCCGGACCAAGGACCGGCCCATGCCCTGCGCGAGGAAAACACCGCGCTGTTCGAGGCGCTGCTGGCGCGGATCACCGAAGCCACCATTGACTATCTGTCCAAGCAGATCGAAGCGGGTGCCGAAGTGGTCAAGATCTTTGACAGCTGGGCCGGGTCGCTGAAGGGCGAAGCGTTCCAAAAGTATGCTCTGGAACCCTGCCGCCAGATCACCGCGGCGCTGAAGGAACGGCATCCGGGCATTCCGGTGATCGGCTTCCCGCGGGAAGCGGGCGACAAATATGCGGGCTTTGCCAAGGCCACCGGAATTG
It includes:
- the hemE gene encoding uroporphyrinogen decarboxylase, with protein sequence MGGQKKLLRALAGEKQDVPPIWMMRQAGRYLPEYRATRAEAGDFLSLCYNPELAAEVTLQPIRRYGFDAAILFADILLIPQALGADLWFVTGEGPRLSTITSDADFAKLGPAADIHETLNPIYETVRILSCELPSETTLIGFAGAPWTVATYMIAGRGTPDQGPAHALREENTALFEALLARITEATIDYLSKQIEAGAEVVKIFDSWAGSLKGEAFQKYALEPCRQITAALKERHPGIPVIGFPREAGDKYAGFAKATGIDCVALDNSVDPAWAAAHVQADGCVQGNLASRHMVTGGQDLVDETRRIVDAFRNGPHIFNLGHGITPDADPDNVQLMIDTVRGG